In Bacillota bacterium, one genomic interval encodes:
- a CDS encoding response regulator transcription factor, with protein sequence MGKKILIVEDEKNIVDIIKHNLKKEGFTTIEAYDGEQGLEMGLKENPDLILLDIMLPKMDGFAVCNKLRQSINTPIIMLTAREEEVDKVLGLELGADDYITKPFSHRELIARIKANLRRSDIDDLPVNKTGGTIKCSDLVIDIGRYEVIRGDSVIELTLREFELVKFLAQRQGQIFTREDLLEKVWGYEYYGDVRTVDVTVRRIREKLEKDPSNPQYILTKRGVGYYFNKDS encoded by the coding sequence GTGGGTAAAAAAATACTCATTGTTGAAGATGAGAAAAACATTGTAGATATTATCAAACATAATCTTAAAAAAGAAGGCTTTACTACAATTGAAGCATATGATGGCGAACAGGGGCTAGAAATGGGCCTAAAAGAAAATCCCGATCTAATTTTACTGGATATTATGTTACCTAAGATGGACGGGTTTGCTGTATGCAATAAGTTGAGACAGTCAATCAACACTCCTATTATTATGCTGACAGCCAGAGAAGAAGAAGTGGATAAAGTACTCGGCCTCGAATTGGGAGCCGATGATTATATTACAAAACCTTTTAGTCATAGGGAACTTATTGCAAGAATAAAAGCAAACTTGAGAAGGTCTGATATTGATGATTTGCCTGTAAATAAAACCGGTGGCACCATTAAATGCAGTGACCTGGTAATAGACATTGGCCGTTATGAGGTCATTCGAGGAGATTCTGTAATTGAACTTACGTTGAGAGAATTTGAACTTGTTAAGTTCCTTGCACAACGCCAGGGACAGATATTTACAAGAGAAGACCTCCTGGAGAAAGTATGGGGATATGAATACTATGGAGATGTACGGACAGTTGATGTTACTGTCAGAAGAATAAGGGAGAAACTTGAAAAGGATCCTTCTAACCCACAATATATTTTAACCAAGAGAGGCGTGGGATATTACTTTAATAAAGACAGTTAA
- a CDS encoding Ig-like domain-containing protein, with protein MICGKVWGILNKNKSVLTLYITTMFIIFTMFPQNIKSISQINKTEAEICEILGILKGEGYGVTEEYLSKKTQRLQAAILTLRLFGGSCEKEALEYKWTDNFKDASDVLWLQGKNIMAYLKKNPQFGWRGDQNGKFNPNGEVTPQMMYKILLEALGYKQDYGNGGDFKWEEVLDFAFWVGLWDVSYKDVLTNRDVAIAIVEALQIPMKDSKKTLLEKLIEDGSIDRNKAIEAGLIKDYPLIVSVKEVDLGVVDVGEYPIMPSHVTVTLNDGTKKEASVVWEKEIDNTHEGIRTIIGDVEGTDIKAFATVKFVSKPLEVLDISADNLIEINVKFNKPIDVIKAKNRNNYNVKVDDKNIEIKDVLVSKDRKTATLCLSNAVEQQKKVQVTVKKEIGIEKDTIRTIDSILDIKLPEVEEIKVLGNRKIHLKFSEPVVNADISTNYIINNGTLQGYVTRIDNRVYVLNIINTLSYGKHTLVISRGVQDYAKYPLKVDTIEFEVVKDERLPDIDSIISATQTMVVVRFNKPVEPLLKEKIVSADGAKVTDIRYQDDFQTYEIEFERTAAIREQGTEITIFDVLDYYGNRRTIKINVIPVVDKQLPFFIGYKVKDQDKIILEFSKDVVPTGATYVLKDSSGEVININQVGWHIDEAGNIARNKVVLQRYRGELFEPGNYTLNIQDVVDYTPRENRIVPVEISIKIIDNISPEVKEVKIKDKKLFIIFNEKLNYETAITKNNYSYLNFSNYVSVKLPDETVIELLPDKKTVAITFPEKFDMRNIDVLQISSVCDLAGNVMNPKGILAPFGVVDSPPKIMSVSVTGKNTIVLTLSKDINPETLSASDFVVMAGTEHLSIKAIDYDTSSRRISLTLYEYLSSSGQYEGKDITVMTSAGNIKTSDFYGQPIQGLAPTKVEDKFPPYATGMIIQSIDNNTNIIISLNENIRSANGSGKQLSSNELSQFIVLVDEVVRQVISSKYETSTSTSAARITLTIAGNHAGKKIRVLFFAGPNNTLTDYAPTGNPLANFELP; from the coding sequence ATGATATGTGGCAAGGTGTGGGGTATTCTGAACAAAAATAAAAGTGTTTTAACTTTATACATAACAACAATGTTTATCATCTTCACAATGTTTCCCCAAAATATAAAATCAATATCCCAAATAAATAAGACTGAGGCAGAAATATGTGAAATACTTGGTATTCTAAAAGGTGAAGGTTACGGTGTAACCGAAGAATATTTATCTAAAAAAACCCAGAGGCTTCAAGCAGCTATCCTTACACTGAGGCTTTTCGGAGGCAGTTGTGAAAAAGAAGCACTTGAATATAAATGGACGGATAACTTTAAAGATGCATCAGATGTGCTGTGGTTGCAGGGAAAAAATATAATGGCATATCTTAAGAAAAACCCCCAATTTGGGTGGAGAGGCGATCAAAACGGTAAATTTAATCCAAATGGTGAAGTAACTCCGCAGATGATGTATAAAATTCTTCTTGAAGCATTAGGTTACAAACAGGACTATGGTAACGGAGGTGACTTCAAGTGGGAAGAAGTATTAGATTTTGCATTCTGGGTAGGTTTATGGGATGTTTCGTACAAAGATGTCCTTACCAACAGGGATGTTGCAATTGCAATTGTTGAGGCTCTTCAAATACCTATGAAAGATTCTAAAAAAACGCTATTGGAGAAACTTATTGAAGATGGTTCAATTGATAGAAACAAAGCAATTGAAGCAGGTTTGATTAAAGATTATCCATTAATAGTATCAGTAAAGGAAGTAGATTTAGGGGTTGTTGATGTAGGTGAATATCCAATTATGCCATCACATGTTACTGTAACTTTAAACGATGGTACAAAAAAAGAAGCAAGTGTCGTATGGGAAAAAGAAATAGATAACACACATGAAGGAATAAGAACTATAATTGGAGATGTTGAAGGGACGGATATAAAAGCATTCGCTACAGTTAAATTTGTTTCAAAACCACTTGAGGTGTTGGATATTTCAGCAGATAATTTAATAGAAATAAATGTTAAGTTCAATAAACCAATTGACGTGATAAAAGCAAAAAACAGAAACAATTATAATGTTAAAGTTGACGATAAAAATATTGAGATTAAGGATGTATTGGTCTCAAAAGACAGGAAAACAGCCACATTATGCTTAAGCAACGCGGTTGAACAGCAGAAAAAAGTGCAGGTAACTGTTAAGAAAGAAATTGGAATTGAAAAAGATACAATAAGAACAATAGATAGCATATTAGACATAAAACTTCCTGAGGTAGAGGAGATTAAGGTATTGGGAAATAGAAAAATACACCTTAAGTTTAGCGAGCCGGTTGTTAATGCCGATATTTCTACAAACTATATAATAAATAATGGCACTTTACAAGGCTATGTAACAAGAATTGACAATAGGGTATACGTATTAAATATCATCAATACTTTAAGTTACGGAAAGCACACGCTTGTAATTTCCAGGGGTGTTCAAGATTATGCAAAATATCCCCTGAAAGTAGATACAATAGAATTTGAAGTAGTGAAGGATGAAAGGCTTCCGGATATTGACAGCATAATAAGCGCAACACAGACAATGGTTGTTGTCAGGTTTAACAAGCCAGTCGAACCGTTATTGAAGGAAAAAATAGTTTCCGCTGACGGAGCAAAAGTTACAGATATTAGATACCAGGATGATTTTCAGACCTATGAAATCGAATTTGAGCGTACTGCAGCAATAAGGGAACAAGGTACGGAGATTACCATTTTTGACGTCTTGGATTATTACGGAAACAGGAGAACAATAAAAATTAACGTAATACCTGTAGTTGATAAACAATTGCCTTTTTTTATAGGTTATAAGGTTAAGGACCAAGACAAAATCATACTTGAATTTTCCAAGGATGTGGTTCCCACAGGTGCTACATATGTGCTTAAGGATTCGTCGGGCGAGGTTATAAATATAAATCAGGTAGGCTGGCATATTGACGAGGCGGGAAATATCGCCAGAAATAAAGTTGTGCTCCAAAGATACAGAGGAGAGTTGTTTGAGCCGGGGAATTATACCTTGAATATACAGGACGTTGTAGATTATACTCCACGGGAAAATCGCATAGTTCCAGTAGAAATAAGCATAAAAATAATTGATAATATTAGTCCTGAAGTAAAAGAAGTAAAGATAAAAGACAAAAAACTATTTATTATTTTCAATGAAAAGTTGAATTATGAAACAGCAATAACCAAGAATAACTATTCGTATTTGAACTTTAGTAACTATGTATCAGTTAAGCTGCCTGACGAAACTGTAATAGAATTATTACCGGACAAAAAAACTGTAGCGATTACCTTTCCTGAAAAGTTTGATATGAGAAATATAGATGTGCTGCAAATTTCGTCGGTATGCGATCTTGCCGGAAATGTAATGAATCCAAAGGGTATATTAGCGCCATTTGGTGTTGTAGATTCGCCACCGAAGATAATGTCAGTTTCAGTTACAGGTAAAAACACGATTGTTCTTACCCTAAGTAAAGATATTAATCCTGAAACCCTATCAGCAAGTGATTTTGTGGTTATGGCAGGCACAGAACATCTAAGCATAAAGGCAATAGATTATGATACTTCGAGTAGAAGAATTAGTCTTACGCTTTACGAGTATTTATCAAGCAGTGGTCAGTACGAGGGTAAAGACATTACTGTGATGACGTCTGCAGGTAATATAAAGACTTCGGACTTTTATGGCCAGCCAATTCAAGGACTTGCTCCAACCAAAGTAGAGGATAAATTCCCCCCATATGCTACCGGTATGATAATTCAGTCAATTGACAATAACACCAATATTATAATATCACTCAATGAAAACATAAGATCAGCTAATGGTTCAGGAAAACAGTTAAGCTCAAATGAATTAAGCCAGTTTATTGTTTTGGTAGATGAAGTTGTAAGGCAGGTTATTTCGTCAAAATACGAAACATCAACCAGTACAAGCGCGGCAAGGATAACTCTTACTATTGCCGGAAATCACGCAGGTAAAAAAATAAGAGTACTATTTTTCGCCGGACCTAATAATACTCTTACGGATTATGCCCCAACAGGTAATCCTCTTGCCAACTTTGAGCTGCCATAA
- a CDS encoding Ig-like domain-containing protein yields the protein MKSLKKLLAVLVVVTLMAGMIAVPAFAASFKYEDEAKVLYDLGLFKGKSETEYKPALEERLLREEGVALLLRLFKLEEEALKMDEKEAKDLLKQKFKDADDIAAWAVKYVAYAVKNGIVAGRPDGKFAPKDNLIGREFAKMVLAQLGYKQGVDFDYKFSTVELSNASGLPKAEASRMDEAVLLRDDVVGMSFYSLLAEYVAGTNKDKTVIEVVVGKDEKMKAIAIEAGLMEEIKIVKLASLEEVKIKVGEELTLPAKVKATYSDGKVEDIAVKWDVSKVDTTKAGEYKAVGTVENFEGKVEVKVTVLPIELVALSATAGNMKEIVVSFNTELDATTVVKDNFAVAGQTVSSVALLDSKKDVLVTIAGNFSPNPSDFEITVKNVKNIYGKAVAETKLTGKAFDVTIPEAVSITFVGPNAVEIGFSEYLDPTVLGSVTINNGIYGVNSVAVSGKKVTVEIGTNLPDGNYSFKVQGFKDYAGFLMPVKTFDVAYAADKTNPTASIKEATQTYVVVQFNKPVKGMTTADFYHTYTAWQPLELQSGGAVYDPTKAVSEIKLVFVDALKITPAGTTASDRPVPVGNTSLVMKKTDSIVDLWGNKLAGDITLPLSVTADVTAPEVTNVEVVAENQIKVTFSKEVITPTTSNFVFKTAAGDAVSTTFTVSYASKVATINFASKLAGGVYTVEIKDIKDTSLAGNSLVPVVKELTITDKTPHDTNATRVEYIYTPVDANGDTKNDNPFTMYIYYNEKMATEGANSVLNADNYRISYDGGTTYNKFPSNTSLSVFIDSSRIKVVIPVGSFTYNDPPDALLIGRVADAAGNLADVLTYSVAVTTPVAPPAIQEVQSISKNTIKMILSTELKSINASKIAISESTDLSGLDFTQAANMKYLAAAANYVNKDGKAEVTITLKADNNLADTESLVGYVRLLDDNNMKSLLDMQAVPGTYVKKVAGVGDFTATDKFAPAILAKTAIDGEKTITIQFTEALEEVSVYKYTFTVKNRTVTGITASGDTVTITLADNNVAGTKYEITQVYPIKDAAGNEFKATSVIEVTATAAP from the coding sequence ATGAAGAGTCTCAAAAAGCTATTGGCGGTACTGGTAGTAGTAACTTTAATGGCTGGAATGATAGCAGTACCGGCATTTGCAGCATCCTTTAAATATGAGGATGAAGCAAAAGTATTATATGACTTAGGCCTCTTCAAAGGTAAATCCGAAACAGAATACAAGCCTGCCCTTGAAGAACGTCTTCTAAGGGAAGAGGGTGTGGCACTTCTGTTAAGGTTATTCAAACTTGAAGAAGAAGCCTTGAAGATGGACGAAAAAGAGGCAAAGGACCTTCTCAAACAGAAGTTCAAAGATGCCGACGATATTGCAGCATGGGCTGTTAAGTACGTCGCTTATGCTGTAAAGAATGGAATTGTGGCAGGAAGGCCCGATGGCAAATTCGCACCAAAGGATAACCTTATAGGAAGAGAATTTGCAAAGATGGTCCTTGCACAGCTTGGTTACAAACAAGGTGTAGATTTCGACTACAAGTTTTCAACAGTTGAACTCTCTAATGCAAGCGGTCTACCGAAGGCTGAAGCTTCAAGGATGGATGAGGCTGTGCTTCTTAGAGATGATGTTGTTGGAATGTCCTTCTATTCACTTTTAGCTGAATATGTTGCCGGAACTAATAAGGACAAGACAGTTATTGAAGTAGTCGTCGGCAAAGACGAAAAGATGAAAGCTATTGCAATTGAAGCAGGGTTGATGGAAGAGATTAAAATTGTAAAATTAGCATCGTTAGAAGAAGTCAAAATTAAAGTTGGTGAAGAACTGACGCTTCCTGCAAAGGTTAAGGCAACATACAGCGACGGAAAAGTTGAAGATATTGCTGTAAAATGGGATGTCTCAAAAGTTGATACAACTAAGGCGGGAGAATATAAAGCTGTTGGTACTGTAGAGAATTTCGAAGGTAAGGTAGAAGTAAAAGTTACTGTTCTGCCAATAGAACTTGTTGCTCTTAGCGCAACTGCTGGAAACATGAAGGAGATTGTAGTTTCCTTCAATACTGAGCTTGATGCAACAACTGTGGTTAAGGATAATTTTGCTGTAGCAGGACAGACCGTATCTTCAGTTGCATTGTTAGACAGCAAGAAAGATGTACTTGTTACAATAGCGGGTAATTTCTCACCCAACCCGAGTGATTTCGAAATCACTGTAAAGAATGTTAAAAATATTTACGGCAAGGCAGTTGCTGAAACTAAATTAACAGGAAAAGCTTTTGATGTAACTATACCTGAAGCAGTTTCAATTACGTTTGTAGGACCGAATGCTGTAGAAATTGGATTTAGTGAATATTTGGATCCAACAGTATTGGGTTCAGTAACTATTAACAATGGTATATATGGAGTTAACTCAGTAGCAGTTTCTGGCAAAAAGGTAACTGTTGAAATTGGAACTAACCTCCCGGATGGCAACTATTCATTCAAGGTTCAAGGATTTAAGGACTACGCAGGTTTCTTAATGCCGGTTAAAACCTTTGACGTAGCTTATGCGGCAGATAAGACAAATCCGACTGCATCAATTAAAGAAGCAACCCAGACATACGTTGTAGTGCAATTTAACAAGCCGGTCAAAGGGATGACAACAGCTGACTTCTATCACACTTATACTGCATGGCAACCCCTTGAATTACAGTCCGGAGGAGCTGTATATGATCCAACCAAAGCTGTTAGTGAAATTAAATTAGTATTTGTTGATGCTCTTAAAATTACTCCAGCAGGAACTACGGCATCAGACAGACCGGTACCGGTAGGGAATACCAGTCTTGTAATGAAGAAAACTGATTCTATAGTTGACCTGTGGGGCAACAAACTTGCAGGAGACATAACACTTCCGCTTTCAGTTACAGCAGATGTTACAGCACCTGAAGTAACTAATGTAGAAGTTGTTGCTGAGAATCAAATAAAAGTAACTTTCAGCAAAGAAGTTATTACTCCTACAACCAGCAATTTTGTATTCAAAACAGCAGCAGGCGATGCTGTATCAACTACGTTTACTGTAAGCTATGCAAGTAAAGTTGCAACAATTAATTTCGCAAGCAAGCTTGCGGGCGGAGTTTATACTGTAGAAATTAAAGATATAAAAGATACAAGTCTTGCTGGAAATAGCTTAGTACCTGTAGTAAAAGAATTAACTATTACTGATAAGACACCGCATGACACTAATGCAACAAGAGTTGAGTATATTTATACTCCAGTGGATGCTAATGGTGACACTAAAAATGATAACCCGTTCACAATGTATATTTACTACAATGAAAAGATGGCTACTGAGGGCGCAAATTCTGTTCTGAATGCAGATAATTACCGTATTAGCTATGACGGTGGCACAACATATAATAAGTTCCCGTCTAATACAAGCCTATCAGTATTCATTGATTCATCCAGAATTAAAGTAGTAATTCCTGTAGGAAGCTTTACGTATAATGATCCTCCAGATGCGCTTCTTATAGGTAGAGTTGCAGATGCTGCAGGAAATCTTGCTGATGTTCTAACCTACAGTGTAGCTGTTACTACACCGGTTGCACCACCTGCTATTCAAGAAGTACAGAGCATTAGTAAAAATACTATAAAAATGATACTTTCAACCGAATTGAAGTCGATCAATGCATCAAAGATAGCAATATCTGAATCAACAGACCTGAGTGGACTTGACTTTACACAAGCTGCTAATATGAAGTACCTTGCAGCTGCAGCAAATTACGTTAACAAGGACGGAAAAGCAGAGGTTACAATAACTCTCAAAGCAGACAATAACCTTGCTGATACTGAATCACTTGTTGGCTATGTAAGACTGCTGGATGACAACAATATGAAATCACTTCTCGATATGCAGGCAGTACCAGGAACTTACGTGAAAAAAGTCGCTGGCGTGGGTGACTTCACAGCAACAGATAAGTTTGCACCTGCTATTCTCGCAAAGACTGCGATAGATGGTGAAAAGACGATTACAATTCAGTTTACAGAAGCTCTCGAAGAAGTCTCAGTATACAAATATACATTTACTGTAAAGAATAGAACAGTAACCGGTATAACAGCTTCTGGAGATACTGTAACAATAACATTAGCAGATAATAATGTTGCTGGTACTAAATACGAAATTACGCAAGTTTATCCAATAAAAGATGCTGCAGGAAATGAATTCAAAGCTACTTCTGTAATAGAAGTTACAGCTACAGCAGCACCATAA
- a CDS encoding small, acid-soluble spore protein, alpha/beta type, giving the protein MGRRRSLMSEELKAEIAKELGVYNTVASEGWGSVSSRNCGNIVKKAIEMAERSFNGK; this is encoded by the coding sequence GTGGGTAGACGCAGGAGTTTAATGTCGGAAGAATTAAAGGCTGAAATAGCTAAAGAACTTGGAGTCTACAACACGGTTGCTTCAGAAGGTTGGGGCTCCGTATCATCAAGGAATTGCGGAAATATTGTTAAAAAAGCCATAGAAATGGCTGAAAGGAGCTTTAACGGGAAATAA
- a CDS encoding CBS domain-containing protein, with translation MLKVKDKMTKNVAYVSPNTSITETAQLMQRHNIGSVPVVDDNNLVGIVTDRDIVVRNIAQGNDPRSTPVSDIMTTNVITVTPDADMEEVTAKMAINQIRRVPVVENNRLVGILAIGDMATDRRFNMEASEALSEISRPSKPEMM, from the coding sequence ATGTTAAAAGTAAAAGATAAGATGACCAAAAATGTTGCTTATGTATCACCAAATACTTCTATTACGGAAACAGCACAACTTATGCAGAGGCATAACATTGGTTCAGTTCCTGTGGTAGACGATAATAACCTGGTAGGGATTGTTACAGACAGAGATATAGTGGTGAGAAATATTGCCCAGGGTAATGATCCAAGATCTACACCTGTAAGTGATATAATGACAACGAATGTAATAACCGTTACTCCGGATGCGGATATGGAAGAAGTAACAGCAAAAATGGCAATAAATCAAATAAGAAGAGTTCCTGTAGTTGAAAATAACAGGCTTGTAGGAATACTTGCAATCGGAGATATGGCAACCGACAGGAGATTCAATATGGAAGCATCCGAAGCTTTATCGGAAATTTCCAGGCCGTCAAAACCGGAAATGATGTAA
- the nadC gene encoding carboxylating nicotinate-nucleotide diphosphorylase: MINWLIVDNIIKNALEEDMPYGDITTDILIDPKGVSRAEFIVKEDGVIAGLDVAGRVFELLDNKVIFTKIIQDGSSVKKGTIIAEIAGNTRALLKGERTALNILQRLSGIATITREFCNRVEGTKVSIADTRKTTPGMRMLEKYAVRMGGGSNHRYSLSDGVLIKDNHIVAAGGIKKAVAMVKKSVPHTIKIEVETETIEQVEEALEAGADIIMLDNMSLDMMRKAVKIIDKKALVEASGNVSLDNVYEVALTGVDIISVGSLTHSVKSLDISMKIR; encoded by the coding sequence ATGATTAACTGGTTAATTGTGGACAATATAATAAAAAACGCGTTAGAAGAAGATATGCCTTATGGTGATATAACCACCGACATTTTGATAGATCCTAAAGGTGTTTCCAGGGCGGAATTTATAGTAAAAGAAGATGGAGTGATAGCCGGACTTGATGTTGCCGGAAGGGTATTTGAATTATTAGATAATAAAGTAATATTTACAAAGATAATACAGGATGGTTCAAGTGTAAAAAAAGGCACTATAATAGCTGAAATTGCAGGAAATACCAGGGCACTTTTAAAAGGAGAAAGGACAGCGTTAAATATACTCCAGCGGTTATCGGGAATTGCAACAATAACAAGAGAATTTTGTAACAGGGTAGAAGGGACTAAGGTAAGTATAGCCGATACAAGAAAAACCACTCCCGGGATGAGGATGCTAGAAAAATATGCCGTCAGGATGGGAGGCGGTTCTAATCATAGATATTCCCTTTCGGATGGAGTGTTAATAAAAGATAACCACATTGTCGCAGCAGGTGGTATAAAAAAAGCTGTTGCTATGGTAAAGAAAAGCGTCCCCCACACTATAAAAATTGAAGTTGAGACAGAAACAATAGAACAGGTAGAAGAAGCTCTGGAAGCAGGAGCAGATATTATTATGCTGGACAATATGAGTTTGGATATGATGAGAAAGGCGGTAAAAATTATAGATAAAAAAGCTTTAGTAGAAGCTTCTGGGAATGTATCCCTTGACAATGTTTATGAAGTGGCCCTTACGGGGGTTGATATCATATCAGTGGGCAGTCTTACCCATTCTGTAAAATCATTGGATATAAGTATGAAGATAAGATGA
- the nadB gene encoding L-aspartate oxidase encodes MSDYRYLIDFDTKNIETDFFDVIIIGSGIAGVYTSLEIPEKYKIAILTKETLEISNSVLAQGGIAVSLDKGDSPELHFKDTIYAGAGLCNEESVWVLVSEAAKNIEKLCKYGVNFDKRNSNELAFGREAAHSKNRIIHAGDTTGKEVLDKLISVVKTKENVKIKERTFVIDLLTDNGEAKGVIAYDEDSSKLKIYLSHAVVCATGGFGQLYENTTNPEVATGDGACLAYRAGAELMDLEFIQFHPTVLFHPENKSFLISEAVRGEGAILRNINKERFMLRYHEMAELAPRDVVSRSIFMEMKKTNSDHVYLDITFKDREYLENRFPNIFRTCLNYGIDMSKDYIPVAPAEHYCMGGIRTDIYGKTNVKRFYACGEAACNGIHGANRLASNSLLEGLVFGSKIGTELSSVIEEAGGKIPEYSVKYSTDRVKKDINKKAIRNDVKRIMTEYVGIIRNREGLIHAMGKINKYRELLMNMRNTAIEDWELQNMVLLSSLVVDSALKREESRGAHYRSDFNKTDDEKWKRNIIVSKTL; translated from the coding sequence TTGAGTGATTACAGGTATTTAATTGATTTTGACACAAAAAATATAGAAACGGATTTTTTTGATGTAATAATTATAGGAAGCGGAATTGCCGGTGTATATACTTCACTTGAGATACCGGAGAAGTATAAAATAGCTATCCTTACAAAAGAGACTTTGGAAATTAGCAATTCAGTCCTTGCCCAGGGAGGAATTGCTGTGTCTCTTGATAAAGGAGATTCTCCGGAATTGCATTTTAAGGATACCATTTATGCAGGTGCCGGATTATGTAATGAAGAAAGTGTTTGGGTATTAGTCTCTGAAGCTGCCAAAAATATAGAAAAACTGTGTAAATACGGGGTAAATTTCGATAAAAGAAACTCAAACGAACTTGCATTCGGCAGGGAAGCAGCCCACAGTAAAAACCGGATTATTCACGCAGGTGATACCACGGGGAAGGAAGTACTGGATAAACTTATTTCTGTTGTAAAGACTAAAGAAAACGTTAAAATAAAAGAAAGGACTTTTGTCATAGATCTCCTTACTGATAATGGTGAAGCTAAGGGGGTTATTGCCTATGATGAAGATTCATCAAAACTAAAAATATACCTTTCGCACGCAGTTGTATGTGCTACAGGAGGATTTGGACAGCTTTACGAGAATACAACAAACCCGGAAGTAGCAACAGGAGATGGAGCATGCCTTGCATACAGGGCCGGAGCAGAGTTAATGGACCTTGAATTTATCCAATTTCATCCCACTGTCCTCTTTCATCCTGAAAACAAAAGCTTCCTTATTTCGGAAGCAGTAAGGGGAGAAGGCGCTATTTTAAGAAACATCAACAAAGAACGGTTTATGCTCCGGTATCATGAAATGGCAGAACTTGCACCGAGAGATGTGGTTTCCAGGTCAATATTTATGGAAATGAAAAAAACGAACTCAGACCATGTCTATCTTGACATTACATTTAAAGACAGGGAATACCTGGAGAACCGCTTTCCAAATATATTCAGGACATGTTTAAATTATGGAATAGATATGTCTAAAGACTATATACCCGTTGCTCCTGCAGAACATTATTGTATGGGCGGAATAAGGACAGATATATATGGAAAAACCAATGTAAAGAGATTTTATGCCTGCGGAGAGGCTGCCTGTAACGGCATTCACGGTGCAAACAGGCTTGCCAGCAATTCTTTATTGGAGGGACTTGTTTTTGGCAGTAAAATAGGGACAGAGCTTTCGTCAGTTATAGAAGAGGCAGGGGGGAAGATACCTGAATATTCTGTAAAATATTCTACAGATAGGGTAAAAAAAGATATTAATAAAAAAGCAATCAGGAATGATGTAAAGAGGATAATGACGGAATATGTGGGAATCATAAGGAACAGAGAAGGGCTTATCCACGCTATGGGAAAAATTAACAAGTACCGGGAGCTATTAATGAATATGAGAAATACAGCGATAGAGGATTGGGAGCTTCAAAACATGGTGCTGTTGTCAAGCCTTGTTGTAGATTCTGCCCTCAAAAGGGAAGAAAGCAGGGGTGCCCATTACCGTTCCGACTTTAACAAAACCGATGATGAAAAATGGAAAAGAAATATAATTGTTAGTAAAACTTTATAA